One Primulina huaijiensis isolate GDHJ02 chromosome 5, ASM1229523v2, whole genome shotgun sequence DNA segment encodes these proteins:
- the LOC140976314 gene encoding large ribosomal subunit protein uL24y yields MKFNPRVSSSRRKSRKAHFTAPSSVRRVLMSAPLSGDLRTKHNVRSMPVRKDDEVQVVRGTYKGREGKVVQVYRKKWVIHVERITREKVNGSTVNVGIHPSKVVITKLRIDKDRKSLLDRKAKGRAAADKDKGTKFTAEDIMQTID; encoded by the coding sequence ATGAAGTTCAACCCCCGCGTCTCCTCCTCCAGGCGCAAGAGCCGCAAGGCTCACTTCACCGCGCCGTCGAGCGTCCGCCGCGTGCTGATGAGCGCTCCTCTCTCCGGTGACCTTCGGACGAAGCACAATGTCCGGTCCATGCCGGTCCGCAAGGACGACGAGGTGCAAGTTGTTCGAGGAACGTACAAGGGACGGGAAGGTAAGGTGGTCCAGGTGTACCGAAAGAAATGGGTGATCCACGTGGAGCGAATCACTCGTGAGAAGGTTAACGGATCTACTGTCAACGTTGGTATTCACCCTTCGAAGGTTGTCATCACGAAGCTCCGCATCGATAAGGATCGCAAGTCGCTCCTCGATCGCAAGGCTAAGGGACGGGCCGCCGCTGACAAGGACAAGGGGACTAAGTTCACCGCCGAGGATATCATGCAGACCATCGATTAA